The following coding sequences lie in one Arachis ipaensis cultivar K30076 chromosome B03, Araip1.1, whole genome shotgun sequence genomic window:
- the LOC107634733 gene encoding NADH-quinone oxidoreductase subunit D-like isoform X2, with product MLELSRIASHLLWLGPFMADIGAQTPFFYIFRERELIYDLFEAATGMRMMHNFFRIGGVAGDLPHGWIDKCLGFCDYFLTGIVFLPFFGSLWLIFPLLKPNGLLCHYIFFLVSVLGLWVMLIWSPFRLFIAGHEPLVAGKRHDCTEREMCKSVRALFMKFLKNVFLDSMPNLMGLNQVGESEWVWQIWPNPK from the exons ATGTTGGAATTGAGTCGTATAGCTTCTCACCTATTATGGCTGGGACCTTTTATGGCGGATATTGGTGCACAAACCCCTTTCTTCTATATTTTTAGAGAAAGAGAATTAATATATGATCTATTCGAAGCTGCGACAGGTATGAGAATGATGCATAATTTTTTCCGTATCGGGGGAGTCGCGGGTGATCTACCTCATGGTTGGATAGATAAATGTTTGGGTTTCTGCGATTATTTTTTAACAGGGATTGTTTTCCTTCCCTTTTTTGGAAGTCTCTGGCTCATCTTTCCTTTGCTCAAGCCTAATGGTCTTCTCTGCCACTATATTTTCTTCTTG GTCTCGGTCTTGGGGCTGTGGGTCATGCTCATTTGGAGCCCTTTCCGGCTGTTCATTGCCGGCCATGAGCCTCTGGTTGCAGGCAAAAGACACGATTGTACGGAGAGAGAAATGTGTAAAAGTGTAAGGGCtctttttatgaaatttttaaaaaatgtattCCTTGATAGCATGCCTAATCTCATGGGCCTAAATCAGGTGGGTGAATCGGAATGGGTCTGGCAAATTTGGCCCAATCCAAAATGA
- the LOC107634733 gene encoding vacuolar iron transporter homolog 4-like isoform X1, with protein MASNAACVNNLVAGEVVVAAKMSEEDGNNNVDYSQRGQWLRAAVLGANDGLVSVASLMMGVGAVKRDSKAMLLAGLVGCIAGACSMALGEYVSVSTQYEVEVAQIKRDMMMMMENKNEMEKKRRSLLPNPLHAALASALSFTVGAVIPLVFTAFVRDYRLRLGLCVVVSSLFLVGFGCLGAELGHTHKVKSSIRILIGGLLAMAITFGLTKLVGFSANLEL; from the coding sequence ATGGCTTCTAATGCAGCTTGTGTTAATAATTTGGTAGCAGGAGAAGTAGTTGTTGCAGCTAAGATGAGCGAAGAAGATGGCAATAATAACGTTGACTACTCACAAAGGGGTCAATGGCTTCGAGCAGCAGTTCTAGGAGCCAATGATGGGTTGGTCTCAGTTGCATCATTGATGATGGGTGTAGGAGCTGTTAAGAGAGACTCCAAAGCCATGTTACTTGCTGGCTTAGTGGGATGCATTGCAGGAGCATGTAGCATGGCACTGGGTGAATATGTTTCGGTTTCAACTCAGTATGAAGTTGAAGTTGCTCAAATCAAAAGggacatgatgatgatgatggagaacaAGAATGAGATGGAGAAAAAGAGGAGGTCATTGCTCCCTAACCCTTTGCATGCTGCTTTGGCATCAGCATTGTCATTTACTGTAGGTGCAGTCATTCCTTTGGTTTTCACTGCATTTGTGAGAGACTACAGGTTAAGGCTTGGGTTGTGTGTGGTGGTGTCTAGCTTGTTTTTGGTGGGGTTTGGATGCTTGGGTGCTGAGTTGGGACACACACATAAGGTTAAGTCCTCTATCAGGATCCTTATTGGGGGCTTGTTGGCTATGGCTATCACTTTTGGGTTAACCAAATTAGTAGGCTTTAGTGCTAATTTGGAATTGTGA
- the LOC107631601 gene encoding serine decarboxylase 1 (The sequence of the model RefSeq protein was modified relative to this genomic sequence to represent the inferred CDS: added 86 bases not found in genome assembly): protein MVGSVDSSMNGGGVGGCLIKELVHHDGEREKIVLGRDMHTVSFEITEPDLDDDVTGEREAYMASVLSKYKKSLTEKTKFHLGYPYNLDFDYDALCQLQHFSINNLGDPFIESNYGVHSRQFEVGVLDWFARLWELDKNQYWGYITNCGTEGNLHGILVGREVFPDGILYASQESHYSVFKAARMYRMDCVKVNTLSSGEIDCHDFKSKLLCNKDKPAIVNVNIGTTVKGAVDDLDLVINKLQEAGFSHDRFYIHCDGALFGLMLPFVKRAPKVSFKKAIGSVSVSGHKFVGCPMPCGVLITRLEHVKVLSRNVEYLASRDATIMGSRNGHAPLFLWYTLNRKGYRGFRKEVQKCLRNAHYFKDRLVHAGIGAMLNELSSTVVFERPHDEEFVRKWQLACQGNIAHVVVMPNVTIHKLDDFLDELVQKRDAWFGEGKSQPPCIASDVGIHNCLCALHR, encoded by the exons ATGGTGGGAAGTGTTGATTCAAGCATGAATGGAGGAGGTGTAGGGGGATGTTTGATCAAAGAACTAGTCCATCATGATGGCGAAAGGGAGAAGATAGTTCTGGGAAGAGATATGCATACGGTGTCGTTTGAAATCACTGAACCAGATCTGGATGATGACGTTACAGGAGAAAGAGAAGCTTATATGGCTAGTGTTTTATCCAAGTACAAAAAATCCCTGACAGAAAAAACCAAGTTCCATctag GCTATCCGTACAATCTGGATTTCGACTACGATGCGCTGTGTCAGCTTCAGCACTTCTCCATAAACAACCTGGGGGATCCGTTTATTGAGAGCAACTACGGGGTGCACTCGAGGCAGTTCGAGGTTGGTGTTTTGGACTGGTTTGCAAGGTTGTGGGAACTTGACAAGAACCAGTACTGGGGATACATAACAAACTGTGGCACAGAAGGGAATCTCCATGGAATCCTTGTTGGCAGAGAGGTGTTTCCAGATGGAATCTTGTATGCCTCTCAGGAATCACACT TTTAAGTCCAAGCTTCTTTGTAACAAGGATAAGCCTGCAATTGTTAATGTTAACATAGGTACAACTGTCAAAGGAGCTGTTGATGATCTTGATTTGGTTATTAACAAGCTTCAGGAAGCAGGATTCTCCCATGACAGATTCTATATCCATTGTGATGGGGCTTTGTTTGGTCTCATGTTACCTTTTGTCAAACGA GCTCCGAAAGTGAGTTTCAAGAAGGCAATTGGAAGCGTGAGTGTGTCAGGGCACAAATTCGTTGGGTGTCCAATGCCATGTGGGGTGCTGATAACAAGATTGGAACACGTGAAGGTGCTGTCAAGGAACGTAGAGTACCTTGCCTCGAGAGATGCAACAATCATGGGTAGCCGTAACGGCCACGCGCCACTCTTCCTATGGTACACTCTAAACAGAAAAGGATACAGGGGATTCCGGAAAGAGGTTCAGAAATGCTTGAGGAACGCACACTACTTCAAGGACCGCCTCGTCCACGCGGGGATCGGAGCAATGCTGAACGAGCTCAGCAGCACCGTCGTGTTTGAGCGCCCTCACGACGAGGAGTTCGTGCGCAAGTGGCAGTTGGCGTGCCAGGGGAACATAGCACATGTTGTGGTCATGCCAAACGTCACCATACACAAGCTGGATGATTTTCTTGACGAGCTTGTGCAAAAGCGTGATGCATGGTTCGGAGAAGGGAAATCTCAGCCTCCTTGTATAGCTTCTGATGTTGGCATACACAATTGCCTTTGTGCTTTGCATAGGTGA
- the LOC107631604 gene encoding vacuolar iron transporter homolog 4 has protein sequence MISLSINTLHYKRVFSTSSSNSFLPLYLTIFNNSLLPLFPFSFMASTNGTSPNHIEIPMHANGAALVVQPKPNQVVDQESNTNYTQRAQWLRAAVLGANDGLVSVASLMMGVGAVKHDITAMVLAGFAGLVAGACSMAIGEFVSVYTQYDIEKAQIKREREPNEEEEVADHEREKLPNPFQAAAASAVAFSVGGVVPMLAALFIRNHKVRMGVVAVAVSLALLVFGIFGAILGRTPVTRSCLRVLIGGWMAMAITFGFTKLLGSVSL, from the coding sequence ATGATCTCTCTGTCTATAAATACTCTTCACTACAAGCGTGTGTTCTCCACAAGCTCTTCAAATTCCTTTCTCCCTCTCTACCTTACTATATTTAACAACTCTCTATTACCATTATTTCCCTTCTCCTTCATGGCTTCCACTAATGGAACTTCACCTAACCACATTGAAATTCCCATGCATGCAAATGGTGCTGCTCTTGTGGTGCAGCCAAAACCAAACCAAGTGGTTGACCAAGAGAGCAATACTAACTACACTCAAAGGGCTCAGTGGCTCCGAGCAGCAGTGCTCGGAGCCAATGACGGACTAGTCTCTGTTGCATCACTCATGATGGGTGTTGGAGCTGTTAAGCATGACATCACAGCCATGGTTCTAGCAGGCTTCGCCGGCCTAGTAGCCGGAGCATGCAGCATGGCAATCGGAGAGTTTGTCTCTGTGTACACTCAGTATGACATAGAGAAGGCTCAgataaagagagaaagagaaccaaatgaagaagaagaagtagcggATCATGAGAGGGAAAAGCTGCCAAATCCATTTCAAGCAGCAGCAGCATCAGCAGTGGCATTTTCTGTGGGTGGTGTGGTGCCAATGCTAGCAGCTTTGTTCATAAGGAACCATAAGGTTAGAATGGGtgttgttgctgttgctgttAGCTTAGCATTGTTGGTGTTTGGAATTTTTGGAGCCATTCTTGGTAGAACTCCTGTCACAAGATCCTGTCTCAGGGTTCTCATTGGAGGTTGGATGGCTATGGCTATCACTTTTGGCTTCACCAAGTTGCTTGGCTCTGTTTCACTTTAG
- the LOC107634733 gene encoding vacuolar iron transporter homolog 4-like isoform X3, with product MSEEDGNNNVDYSQRGQWLRAAVLGANDGLVSVASLMMGVGAVKRDSKAMLLAGLVGCIAGACSMALGEYVSVSTQYEVEVAQIKRDMMMMMENKNEMEKKRRSLLPNPLHAALASALSFTVGAVIPLVFTAFVRDYRLRLGLCVVVSSLFLVGFGCLGAELGHTHKVKSSIRILIGGLLAMAITFGLTKLVGFSANLEL from the coding sequence ATGAGCGAAGAAGATGGCAATAATAACGTTGACTACTCACAAAGGGGTCAATGGCTTCGAGCAGCAGTTCTAGGAGCCAATGATGGGTTGGTCTCAGTTGCATCATTGATGATGGGTGTAGGAGCTGTTAAGAGAGACTCCAAAGCCATGTTACTTGCTGGCTTAGTGGGATGCATTGCAGGAGCATGTAGCATGGCACTGGGTGAATATGTTTCGGTTTCAACTCAGTATGAAGTTGAAGTTGCTCAAATCAAAAGggacatgatgatgatgatggagaacaAGAATGAGATGGAGAAAAAGAGGAGGTCATTGCTCCCTAACCCTTTGCATGCTGCTTTGGCATCAGCATTGTCATTTACTGTAGGTGCAGTCATTCCTTTGGTTTTCACTGCATTTGTGAGAGACTACAGGTTAAGGCTTGGGTTGTGTGTGGTGGTGTCTAGCTTGTTTTTGGTGGGGTTTGGATGCTTGGGTGCTGAGTTGGGACACACACATAAGGTTAAGTCCTCTATCAGGATCCTTATTGGGGGCTTGTTGGCTATGGCTATCACTTTTGGGTTAACCAAATTAGTAGGCTTTAGTGCTAATTTGGAATTGTGA